In one window of bacterium DNA:
- the msrA gene encoding peptide-methionine (S)-S-oxide reductase MsrA — protein sequence MAPFGRDKTRMPTTEEMLPGRSRAMPVAATHAVLGTPTQPPFPPQMQTLIVGMGCFWGAERLFWQAEGVYTTAVGYAGGGTPNPTYEEVCSGRTGHTEAVLVVFAPAVTDLDAMLRIFWENHNPTQGMRQGNDVGTQYRSAVYTADDSQRKAAERSQERYGPVLAAAGLGRITTEIAPAPPFYFAEDYHQQYLAKNPWGYCGIGGTGLVLPDDQEAQHRPGTPVAGAEAAAR from the coding sequence ATGGCACCGTTCGGTAGGGACAAGACGCGAATGCCCACCACCGAGGAGATGCTGCCCGGCCGCTCCAGGGCCATGCCGGTGGCCGCCACCCACGCCGTGTTGGGCACGCCCACGCAGCCGCCCTTCCCGCCGCAGATGCAGACCCTGATCGTGGGGATGGGCTGCTTCTGGGGAGCCGAGCGCTTGTTCTGGCAGGCCGAGGGTGTCTACACGACCGCGGTCGGCTATGCCGGGGGCGGAACCCCGAACCCCACCTACGAGGAGGTGTGCTCGGGGAGAACCGGCCACACCGAGGCAGTGCTGGTGGTGTTCGCCCCCGCGGTGACCGACCTCGACGCCATGCTGCGCATCTTCTGGGAGAACCACAATCCCACCCAGGGCATGCGCCAGGGCAACGACGTGGGGACCCAGTACCGCTCGGCCGTCTACACCGCCGACGACAGCCAGCGAAAGGCAGCGGAGCGGTCGCAGGAGCGCTACGGCCCCGTGCTGGCCGCCGCCGGCCTCGGCCGGATCACCACCGAGATCGCACCCGCGCCGCCCTTCTATTTCGCCGAGGACTATCACCAGCAGTACCTGGCCAAGAACCCTTGGGGCTACTGCGGCATCGGCGGAACCGGCCTGGTCCTGCCGGATGACCAGGAGGCACAACACCGCCCCGGAACGCCGGTTGCCGGCGCCGAGGCGGCTGCCCGGTGA
- a CDS encoding bifunctional 5,10-methylenetetrahydrofolate dehydrogenase/5,10-methenyltetrahydrofolate cyclohydrolase, with product MSAVTLDGERLAGEIREQLRGRIEALARRGATPGLGTVLVGDDGPSANYVAMKHRDCAELGMESHHVHLPADATQADVDGVVDRFNADDAVHAYLMQYPFPGHLDYESALLRVDPTKDSDGLHPVNLGKLVQGIDAPLACTPAGIQYMLEAYDIPIKGAAVVIVGRGLTIGRPLANLLTLKRPGANAAVTVVHTGVADLAIHTRRADILIAAAGSPGLITADMVKPGAAVVAAGVSFSGRRLLSDVDDGVAEVAGWLSPRIGGVGPMTRAMLLRNTVAAAEAAAG from the coding sequence GTGAGCGCGGTCACCCTCGACGGCGAACGTCTCGCCGGCGAGATCCGCGAGCAGTTGCGCGGCCGCATCGAGGCGCTGGCACGCCGGGGTGCGACCCCGGGGCTGGGCACCGTGCTGGTGGGCGACGACGGCCCCTCGGCCAACTACGTGGCCATGAAGCACCGGGACTGCGCCGAACTGGGCATGGAATCCCACCACGTGCACCTGCCCGCCGATGCCACGCAGGCCGACGTCGACGGCGTCGTCGACCGCTTCAATGCCGACGACGCCGTGCACGCCTACCTGATGCAGTACCCCTTCCCGGGCCACCTCGACTACGAGTCCGCCCTGCTGCGCGTGGACCCGACGAAGGACTCCGACGGGCTGCACCCGGTGAACCTGGGCAAGCTGGTGCAGGGCATCGATGCGCCGCTGGCGTGCACCCCTGCGGGAATCCAGTACATGCTCGAGGCCTACGACATCCCGATCAAGGGCGCCGCCGTCGTGATCGTGGGGCGCGGGCTCACCATCGGCCGGCCCCTGGCCAACCTGTTGACCCTGAAGCGCCCGGGCGCCAACGCCGCGGTCACCGTGGTGCACACCGGCGTGGCGGACCTGGCGATCCACACGCGCCGGGCGGACATCCTGATCGCGGCGGCGGGGTCGCCGGGCCTCATCACCGCCGACATGGTGAAGCCCGGGGCGGCAGTGGTCGCCGCCGGTGTCTCGTTCTCGGGACGCCGGCTGCTGTCGGACGTGGACGACGGCGTGGCCGAGGTGGCGGGATGGCTCTCGCCCCGCATCGGCGGTGTCGGACCCATGACCCGCGCCATGCTGCTGCGCAACACCGTGGCCGCTGCCGAGGCCGCAGCGGGGTGA
- a CDS encoding class II aldolase/adducin family protein has translation MNAEDRAAPSRSRQESARAVLETAQAMYAKGLVEGTAGNVSGRVGDGTFCLTPSSLGYQAMRTSDLVFVDAGGDVVAGDGHPSSEKSLHLACYRHWSEVGGVVHCHPLYASMFAVARRTIPAAIEEVVIYIGGDVEVCDYHLTGSDELGEAVAAALGRRSAVLMANHGLVTVGRDPADALHAALVVERTAHIVWGARLLGTPGSVPEKVNQDFAGVYRWVRESSWGGEA, from the coding sequence GTGAACGCCGAAGACCGCGCCGCACCCAGCCGGTCCCGCCAGGAATCAGCCCGGGCCGTGCTGGAGACGGCGCAGGCCATGTACGCCAAGGGGCTGGTGGAGGGCACCGCCGGCAACGTCTCCGGACGTGTCGGCGACGGCACGTTCTGCCTCACGCCGTCGTCGCTGGGCTACCAGGCGATGCGAACCTCCGATCTGGTCTTCGTGGACGCCGGCGGCGATGTGGTGGCCGGCGACGGCCATCCCTCCAGCGAGAAGTCGCTGCATCTGGCCTGCTACCGGCATTGGTCCGAAGTAGGCGGCGTGGTGCACTGCCATCCGCTGTACGCCTCCATGTTCGCGGTGGCCCGCCGGACCATTCCGGCCGCCATCGAGGAGGTCGTGATCTACATCGGCGGCGACGTCGAGGTCTGTGACTACCACCTCACCGGGAGCGACGAACTCGGCGAGGCGGTGGCGGCAGCGCTCGGCCGGCGCAGCGCCGTGCTGATGGCCAACCACGGGTTGGTGACGGTGGGGCGCGATCCGGCCGACGCCCTCCACGCCGCCCTCGTCGTGGAGCGCACCGCCCACATCGTCTGGGGAGCCCGGCTGCTCGGCACTCCCGGCAGCGTTCCGGAGAAGGTGAACCAGGACTTCGCCGGCGTCTACCGCTGGGTGCGCGAGTCCAGTTGGGGCGGGGAGGCCTGA
- a CDS encoding 3-phosphoglycerate dehydrogenase, translated as MAERGGARLRAFVTAPLRGPGFEALQRLADVVYEPWLEYTPVRLYDPPRLAQRLAEVGADLLICEADFCSGEVMELPLRAIVATRGEPSNVDVAAATAAGIPVLYTPGRNADAVAELTVALLFAVNRRLVPADRAVRTGRIFTETLPYQRYRSGLLAGQTFGIVGLGAVGRAVRRRMEGLGLGVIAHDPHVGEARHSLEDLLATADIVSMHAPPSAETAHMMSAPQFAAMRPGAVYLNTARAVLHDLDALVAALESGHLGGCGLDHFDGEQLPEGHPLCGRDDVVLTPHIGGASYHTEQVQASMVATDLQRLLDGERPAHVANPEVLS; from the coding sequence GTGGCTGAGCGAGGCGGCGCCCGGCTGCGGGCGTTCGTGACCGCTCCGCTGCGCGGGCCCGGCTTCGAGGCCCTGCAGCGCTTGGCCGACGTGGTCTACGAGCCGTGGCTGGAGTACACCCCCGTCCGCCTCTACGACCCGCCCCGCCTGGCGCAGCGGCTCGCCGAGGTGGGCGCCGACCTGCTGATCTGCGAGGCCGACTTCTGCTCCGGAGAGGTCATGGAGCTCCCCTTGCGGGCCATCGTGGCCACCCGCGGCGAGCCGTCCAACGTGGACGTGGCCGCCGCCACGGCCGCCGGCATTCCCGTCCTGTACACGCCCGGTCGCAACGCCGACGCCGTGGCGGAGCTCACCGTTGCGTTGCTGTTCGCCGTGAACCGAAGACTCGTCCCCGCCGATCGCGCCGTGCGCACCGGGCGGATCTTCACCGAGACGCTGCCCTACCAGCGCTACCGCAGCGGCCTCCTGGCCGGGCAGACCTTCGGGATCGTCGGCCTGGGTGCGGTCGGCCGGGCGGTACGCCGGCGGATGGAGGGACTGGGCCTGGGGGTGATCGCGCACGACCCCCACGTCGGCGAGGCGCGGCACAGCCTCGAGGACCTGCTCGCTACCGCCGACATCGTGTCGATGCACGCCCCGCCCAGCGCCGAGACTGCGCACATGATGAGCGCGCCGCAGTTCGCGGCCATGCGGCCCGGAGCTGTCTACCTCAACACCGCCCGGGCGGTGCTGCACGACTTGGACGCCCTCGTGGCGGCGCTGGAGTCGGGACACCTCGGCGGCTGCGGGCTCGACCACTTCGACGGCGAGCAACTGCCCGAGGGCCATCCGCTGTGCGGGCGCGACGACGTGGTGCTGACGCCGCACATCGGCGGGGCCAGCTACCACACCGAGCAGGTGCAGGCCTCGATGGTTGCCACCGACCTGCAGAGGCTGCTCGACGGTGAGCGGCCCGCCCACGTCGCCAACCCGGAGGTCCTCTCGTGA
- the icd gene encoding NADP-dependent isocitrate dehydrogenase → MRDASGSTAAARIAIGSDGVLQVPDVPIIPYVEGDGTGVDIWPAARAVLDAAAARFGRRVQWMEVLAGEKAFNETGEWLPTETIDAFRDYLIGIKGPLTTPVGGGFRSLNVAIRQLLDLYVCLRPVRWFRGVPSPVRNPELVDMVIFRENTEDIYAGIEAEAGTPEAARVREIVREVFGRELRADSGIGIKPVSRTGSQRLQRAALNYAVARKRSRVTFVHKGNIMKFTEGAFRNWGYELVREEFAAAAVGWDDCGGDPGGRILVSDTIADIALQQVLTRPAEFDVIATMNLNGDYLSDALAAQVGGIGIAPGGNINYVTGHGVFEATHGTAPKYAGQDKVNPSSVLLSGVMMFEHLGWDAAADAIVAAMEETIAAGIVTYDFARLMEGATEVRCSEFAQAIIDRL, encoded by the coding sequence ATGCGAGACGCCAGCGGAAGTACAGCCGCGGCACGAATCGCCATCGGCAGCGACGGCGTGCTGCAGGTCCCCGACGTGCCGATCATCCCGTATGTGGAGGGCGACGGCACCGGGGTGGACATCTGGCCGGCGGCGCGAGCCGTGCTCGACGCGGCCGCGGCCCGCTTCGGCAGGCGGGTCCAGTGGATGGAGGTGCTCGCCGGGGAGAAGGCCTTCAACGAGACCGGCGAGTGGCTGCCGACCGAGACGATCGACGCCTTCCGGGACTACCTCATCGGCATCAAGGGGCCGCTCACGACGCCGGTGGGCGGCGGGTTCCGCAGCCTCAACGTGGCCATCCGCCAGCTGCTGGACCTCTACGTCTGCCTGCGGCCGGTGCGCTGGTTCCGGGGCGTGCCCTCGCCGGTGCGCAACCCCGAACTGGTGGACATGGTGATCTTCCGGGAGAACACCGAGGACATCTACGCCGGGATCGAGGCTGAGGCCGGGACGCCCGAGGCGGCGCGGGTCCGGGAGATCGTCCGGGAGGTATTCGGGCGGGAGTTGCGCGCCGACAGCGGGATCGGCATCAAACCGGTGTCGCGCACGGGCTCGCAGCGCCTGCAGCGTGCCGCCCTGAACTACGCCGTGGCCCGCAAGCGCTCACGGGTCACGTTCGTGCACAAGGGCAACATCATGAAGTTCACCGAGGGCGCCTTCCGCAACTGGGGCTACGAGTTGGTGCGGGAGGAGTTCGCGGCGGCAGCGGTGGGCTGGGACGACTGCGGGGGCGATCCCGGAGGGCGGATCCTCGTCAGCGACACCATCGCCGACATCGCCCTCCAGCAGGTACTGACCCGCCCGGCCGAGTTCGACGTGATCGCCACGATGAACCTCAATGGCGACTACCTGTCCGACGCCCTGGCCGCCCAGGTCGGCGGCATCGGCATCGCCCCCGGCGGCAACATCAACTACGTCACCGGCCACGGCGTCTTCGAGGCCACACACGGCACAGCCCCCAAGTACGCCGGCCAGGACAAGGTGAACCCGTCATCGGTTCTGCTCTCGGGCGTGATGATGTTCGAGCATCTGGGCTGGGACGCCGCCGCCGATGCGATCGTCGCCGCCATGGAGGAGACGATCGCCGCCGGGATCGTGACCTACGACTTCGCCCGGCTCATGGAGGGTGCCACCGAGGTGCGCTGCTCGGAGTTCGCCCAGGCGATCATCGACCGGCTCTGA
- the deoC gene encoding deoxyribose-phosphate aldolase encodes MPITPTDAVGLTERADALAKRSIKTTAKAAALALAVRCMDLTTLEGADTPGKVLSLCAKALRPEPADPAVPPAAAVCVYPELVGVAAGALAGAPVRVASVAGSFPAGLGPIGVRLAEIADAAAAGADEIDIVLNRSAFLAGRYRQAFDEVAASKEAADHAHLKVILETGELGSYDAVRKASMLAMAAGADFIKTSTGKIGTSATLPVALCMAEAIRDFADADGRAVGLKVAGGIRTAKQSWQYLVVMAETLGSQWLHPDLFRIGASSLLNDVLLQLDRLGTGRYPRPDKTVV; translated from the coding sequence CTGCCGATCACTCCCACCGACGCCGTCGGGTTGACCGAGCGTGCCGACGCCCTCGCCAAGCGGTCGATCAAGACGACGGCCAAGGCTGCCGCGCTCGCGCTGGCGGTGCGCTGCATGGACCTCACCACCCTCGAAGGCGCCGACACGCCGGGCAAGGTGCTGTCGCTCTGCGCCAAGGCGCTGCGGCCCGAACCGGCCGACCCGGCGGTCCCGCCCGCGGCGGCGGTGTGCGTGTACCCCGAACTGGTGGGTGTGGCCGCCGGCGCCCTGGCCGGCGCGCCGGTGCGCGTCGCCAGCGTGGCGGGTTCGTTCCCCGCCGGGCTCGGCCCGATCGGGGTGCGCCTGGCTGAGATCGCCGACGCCGCCGCCGCCGGTGCCGACGAGATCGACATCGTGCTGAACCGCTCGGCGTTCCTGGCGGGCCGCTACCGGCAGGCATTCGACGAGGTGGCAGCCTCGAAGGAGGCGGCAGATCACGCCCACCTGAAGGTCATCCTGGAGACCGGCGAGCTGGGGTCCTACGACGCGGTGCGCAAGGCGTCGATGCTTGCGATGGCCGCCGGAGCGGACTTCATCAAGACCTCCACCGGCAAGATCGGCACGTCGGCGACCCTGCCCGTGGCGCTGTGCATGGCCGAGGCCATCAGGGATTTTGCCGACGCCGACGGCCGAGCCGTTGGCCTGAAGGTGGCCGGCGGCATCCGCACGGCCAAGCAGTCCTGGCAGTACCTGGTGGTGATGGCCGAGACCCTGGGGTCGCAGTGGCTGCACCCCGACCTGTTCCGCATCGGCGCCTCCAGCCTGCTGAACGACGTGCTGCTGCAACTGGATCGACTGGGCACGGGTCGCTACCCGCGCCCGGACAAGACAGTGGTGTGA
- a CDS encoding DUF368 domain-containing protein, with protein MRDGIGQAAQRPSGAGVLRWAGDGLRGFCIGVADLVPGVSGSTVAVLLGVYERLLEAVRSVAGALAHLLRGDPRGAAGRLRRIDWALVAPVAAGAVVALAALARAVDWLLTNRPESTAGAFGGLVCAAVLVAARQVRAWRVPRGLLTAAVATLGAWLFGLSATPVAEPVTIVWLGAGALGICAMILPGISGAFVLLIIGLYASFVDALGNRDWAPIGLFAAGAVAGALVFASLLSKLLARHHDNVMATMVGLMLGSLRVLWPWPNGVGHLAGDGEVISGTGLEWPDRGEVLWPVVCAVAAFALALAASRTAHRAPAGSGPRDGLLEAP; from the coding sequence GTGCGCGACGGGATCGGCCAAGCGGCGCAGCGTCCGAGCGGCGCCGGCGTGCTGCGGTGGGCCGGCGACGGCCTGCGAGGATTCTGCATCGGGGTGGCCGATCTGGTGCCCGGGGTCTCCGGCAGCACGGTGGCGGTGCTGCTCGGTGTCTACGAGCGGCTCCTGGAGGCAGTCAGGAGCGTTGCCGGGGCACTGGCGCACCTGCTGCGCGGCGACCCGCGAGGGGCTGCGGGGCGGTTGCGCCGGATCGACTGGGCACTCGTGGCGCCGGTGGCTGCCGGTGCCGTCGTGGCACTGGCCGCGCTGGCACGTGCCGTCGACTGGCTGCTGACGAACCGCCCCGAATCCACTGCCGGCGCCTTCGGCGGGTTGGTCTGCGCCGCCGTGCTGGTTGCGGCACGCCAGGTGCGCGCCTGGCGAGTCCCCCGCGGGCTGCTGACCGCGGCCGTGGCCACCCTCGGCGCCTGGCTGTTCGGGCTCAGCGCCACGCCCGTGGCGGAGCCGGTCACGATCGTCTGGCTCGGAGCCGGCGCGCTCGGCATTTGCGCCATGATCCTGCCGGGGATCTCGGGTGCGTTCGTCCTGCTGATCATCGGGCTGTACGCCTCCTTCGTCGACGCTCTCGGCAACCGGGACTGGGCGCCGATCGGGCTGTTCGCGGCGGGCGCGGTGGCGGGGGCCCTGGTGTTCGCATCGTTGCTCAGCAAGCTTCTCGCCAGGCATCACGACAACGTGATGGCGACGATGGTCGGGTTGATGCTGGGCTCGTTGCGCGTGCTCTGGCCCTGGCCGAACGGCGTCGGGCACCTCGCCGGGGACGGCGAGGTGATCAGCGGGACCGGTCTCGAGTGGCCTGATCGCGGCGAGGTGCTCTGGCCGGTGGTCTGCGCCGTCGCGGCGTTCGCCCTGGCACTGGCGGCCTCCCGGACCGCGCACCGCGCGCCCGCCGGATCGGGGCCCCGAGACGGTTTACTGGAGGCACCCTGA
- a CDS encoding aldehyde dehydrogenase family protein, which translates to MPAAPADFGPASYAPAPEGTDLVQIAADYGLFIGGELVPARSDRAAPTVNPATGETLATFAVGGTEDVDRAVLAARDAYESRWRDTPGRVRARYLYRIARLLQERSREFAVLETLDGGKPIKESRDVDLPLAAAHFFHHAGWADKLDYAFAGAEARPVGVVGQVIPWNFPLLMAAWKLAPALAAGNTVVLKPAETTPLTALLLTEVLQDADLPPGVVNIVTGDGTTGAATVAHPGVDKVAFTGSTAVGKEIQRTLAGTGRRLTLELGGKAANVIFEDAALDQVTEGIVGGIYFNQGQVCCAGSRLLVQESVADVVISKLRHRMDTLLVGDPLDKNTDIGALNSAAQLRKITELVESGVQQGAELYQPPCALPERGWFFPPTLFCDVSPSHRIAREEIFGPVLSVLTFRTAEEAVEKANNTPYGLSAGIWTEKGSRILWMAERMQAGVVWANTFNRFDPASPFGGYRESGFGREGGRQGLLPYLELQGSVR; encoded by the coding sequence GTGCCGGCCGCGCCGGCGGACTTCGGCCCGGCCTCCTACGCCCCGGCGCCCGAAGGCACCGACCTGGTGCAGATCGCGGCGGACTACGGCCTGTTCATCGGCGGCGAGTTGGTGCCGGCCCGCAGCGACCGGGCGGCGCCGACGGTGAACCCCGCCACCGGGGAGACCCTGGCGACGTTCGCGGTCGGGGGCACCGAGGACGTGGACCGGGCGGTGCTTGCCGCCCGCGACGCCTACGAATCGCGATGGCGGGACACGCCGGGCCGCGTGCGGGCGCGCTATCTGTACCGCATCGCCCGGCTGCTTCAGGAGCGGTCCCGGGAGTTCGCCGTGCTGGAGACGCTCGACGGCGGCAAACCCATCAAGGAGTCCCGCGACGTGGATCTGCCCCTGGCGGCGGCGCACTTCTTCCACCACGCCGGCTGGGCCGACAAGCTGGACTACGCCTTCGCCGGCGCCGAGGCGCGGCCGGTGGGCGTGGTGGGGCAGGTGATCCCCTGGAACTTCCCGCTGCTGATGGCGGCCTGGAAGCTGGCCCCCGCCCTGGCCGCCGGCAACACCGTCGTGCTGAAGCCGGCGGAGACCACGCCGCTGACCGCGCTGCTGCTGACCGAGGTGCTGCAGGACGCCGACCTTCCGCCGGGGGTGGTCAACATCGTCACCGGCGACGGCACCACCGGTGCCGCCACGGTGGCCCATCCCGGCGTCGACAAGGTGGCGTTCACCGGGTCCACGGCGGTCGGCAAGGAGATCCAGCGCACCCTGGCCGGCACTGGCCGGCGCCTCACGCTGGAACTCGGCGGCAAGGCGGCCAACGTCATCTTCGAGGATGCGGCGCTGGATCAGGTGACCGAGGGCATCGTCGGTGGCATCTACTTCAACCAGGGGCAGGTCTGCTGCGCCGGTTCGCGCCTGCTGGTGCAGGAGAGCGTGGCGGACGTGGTGATCTCCAAGCTGCGCCATCGCATGGACACACTGCTGGTCGGTGACCCCTTGGACAAGAACACCGACATCGGGGCCCTCAACTCGGCCGCCCAGCTGCGCAAGATCACCGAGCTCGTGGAGTCGGGCGTGCAGCAGGGCGCCGAGCTGTACCAGCCGCCCTGCGCCCTGCCGGAGCGGGGCTGGTTCTTCCCGCCGACGCTGTTCTGCGACGTGTCGCCGTCGCACCGGATCGCCCGGGAGGAGATCTTCGGCCCGGTGCTGTCGGTGCTGACGTTCCGCACCGCGGAGGAGGCCGTGGAGAAGGCCAACAACACCCCCTACGGGCTGTCGGCGGGCATCTGGACCGAGAAGGGGTCGCGGATCCTGTGGATGGCCGAGCGGATGCAGGCCGGCGTGGTGTGGGCCAACACGTTCAACCGCTTCGACCCGGCCAGCCCGTTCGGCGGCTACCGGGAGAGCGGCTTCGGGCGCGAGGGCGGCCGTCAGGGGCTGCTGCCGTACCTGGAACTGCAGGGAAGCGTCCGATGA
- a CDS encoding aldehyde dehydrogenase family protein, whose translation MTGAERGRLGVPKTYKMYVGGAFVRSESGRTFPARSAGGELLAHAVAGSRKDVRDAVRAARGAQAAWAARTAYNRGQILYRVAEVMDSRRAELIGELTRATTGAEAAADPAAEVDVATERWVWYAGWCDKYPQVLGGANPVAGPYFNFTVPEPMGVVGLAAPDEAPLLGIVSRLAPALVPGNAAVVLAGERHPLVAVTLAEILATSDVPAGVVNVLTGRRAPLVRALAGHGDVDCVDLTGCDPAGDDGADVAGEAERLAAETVTRVVHAAPRERRWLEAAAQSPYAISAFCEYKTVWHPKGR comes from the coding sequence ATGACCGGCGCGGAGCGGGGCCGCCTCGGGGTCCCCAAGACCTACAAGATGTACGTCGGCGGGGCGTTCGTGCGCTCGGAGTCCGGTCGCACCTTCCCGGCGCGCTCGGCGGGTGGCGAGCTGCTGGCCCACGCCGTGGCCGGGTCGCGCAAGGACGTGCGCGACGCCGTGCGGGCGGCGCGTGGGGCGCAGGCGGCGTGGGCGGCCCGCACCGCCTACAACCGGGGTCAGATCCTCTACCGGGTGGCGGAGGTCATGGACAGCCGCCGCGCCGAGTTGATCGGCGAGCTGACCCGGGCCACCACCGGCGCCGAGGCGGCCGCCGACCCCGCCGCAGAAGTGGACGTGGCCACCGAGCGATGGGTCTGGTACGCCGGCTGGTGCGACAAGTACCCGCAGGTCCTGGGCGGGGCTAACCCCGTGGCCGGGCCCTACTTCAACTTCACCGTGCCCGAGCCCATGGGAGTGGTGGGTCTGGCGGCACCCGACGAGGCGCCTCTTCTGGGAATCGTGTCGCGCCTGGCTCCGGCCCTGGTCCCGGGAAACGCCGCGGTGGTGCTGGCCGGCGAACGCCACCCGCTGGTGGCGGTCACTCTGGCGGAGATCCTGGCAACCAGCGACGTGCCCGCCGGCGTCGTGAACGTCCTGACCGGGCGCCGGGCACCGCTGGTGCGGGCGCTGGCCGGACACGGCGACGTGGACTGCGTCGACCTGACCGGCTGCGACCCGGCGGGCGACGACGGTGCCGACGTGGCGGGCGAAGCCGAGCGGCTGGCCGCGGAGACCGTGACCCGGGTCGTCCACGCCGCGCCCCGCGAGCGCCGCTGGCTGGAGGCCGCCGCCCAGAGCCCCTACGCCATCTCCGCCTTCTGCGAGTACAAGACGGTGTGGCACCCCAAAGGCCGCTGA
- a CDS encoding malate dehydrogenase, translated as MSETATQKHAPARVAVTGAAGQIGYSLMFRIASGQLLGPNVPIILQMLEIPPAVGALEGVAMELDDCAFGLLAGMELTDRPETAFSGASWALLVGSRPRTKGMERKDLLEANGGIFTRQGAALAANAADDIRVLVVGNPANTNCLIAQRNAPGVPAERFTAMTRLDHNRAIAQLADRAGAAVADISRMTIWGNHSATQYPDIFNCRIGDRPASAVVDDQDWLEGGFIPTVQQRGAAIIEARGASSAASAANAAIDHVGDWAAGTPAGDWVSVALPSEGSYGVPEGLISSFPCTSDGTSWQIVEGLEHNSFSRSRIDASVAELAAERDTVTELGLIG; from the coding sequence ATGAGCGAGACCGCAACGCAGAAGCACGCGCCCGCGCGGGTGGCCGTCACGGGCGCCGCCGGCCAGATCGGCTACAGCCTGATGTTCCGCATCGCTTCGGGACAACTGCTGGGGCCGAACGTGCCGATCATCCTGCAGATGCTGGAGATCCCGCCGGCCGTGGGCGCCCTCGAGGGCGTGGCCATGGAGTTGGACGACTGCGCGTTCGGTCTGCTGGCCGGCATGGAGTTGACCGACCGACCCGAGACGGCTTTCTCGGGGGCCTCCTGGGCCCTGCTGGTCGGCAGCCGGCCCCGAACCAAGGGCATGGAACGCAAGGACCTGCTGGAGGCCAACGGCGGCATCTTCACGCGCCAGGGTGCGGCCCTGGCCGCCAACGCCGCCGACGACATCCGTGTCCTGGTGGTGGGCAACCCCGCCAACACCAACTGCCTCATCGCCCAGCGCAACGCCCCGGGCGTCCCCGCCGAGCGCTTCACGGCGATGACCCGGCTCGACCACAACCGCGCCATCGCCCAGCTGGCGGACCGGGCAGGTGCCGCCGTGGCTGACATCAGCCGCATGACGATCTGGGGCAACCACTCGGCCACGCAGTATCCCGACATCTTCAACTGCCGCATCGGCGACCGGCCGGCGAGCGCGGTGGTCGACGACCAGGATTGGCTCGAGGGCGGATTCATCCCCACCGTGCAGCAGCGGGGCGCCGCCATCATCGAAGCGCGAGGGGCCTCATCGGCCGCCTCGGCCGCCAACGCGGCCATCGATCACGTCGGGGACTGGGCGGCAGGGACACCCGCCGGCGACTGGGTCAGCGTGGCGCTGCCCTCCGAGGGCAGCTACGGGGTCCCCGAGGGTCTGATCAGTTCCTTCCCGTGCACCAGCGACGGCACGAGTTGGCAGATCGTGGAAGGTCTCGAGCACAACTCCTTCAGCCGGAGCCGGATCGACGCCTCGGTCGCCGAACTTGCCGCCGAGCGGGACACGGTGACCGAACTGGGCCTGATCGGCTGA
- a CDS encoding superoxide dismutase [Fe] (SodB; iron binding; present under aerobic and anaerobic conditions; destroys free radicals) has translation MSNPATVHLPPLPYPEDALAPHISADTVALHYGKHHAGYVANVNRLVAGSAAEGAPLEDLIVTTAGGLFNNAAQVWNHTFYWHSMHPAGGGDPSGRLRAAIEGGFGSVDGFRKQFTDAACGHFGSGWVWLVAGGNDLEVMATANADLPQRCDRTPLLTIDVWEHAYYLDYRNARPAYVERWIEKLVNWEFAAANLAAL, from the coding sequence GTGAGTAACCCGGCGACCGTTCACCTGCCGCCGCTCCCCTACCCGGAGGACGCGCTCGCCCCGCACATCAGCGCCGACACGGTTGCGCTGCACTACGGCAAGCACCACGCCGGCTACGTGGCCAACGTGAACCGGCTGGTGGCGGGATCCGCAGCCGAAGGCGCCCCGCTGGAGGACCTCATCGTCACCACTGCCGGGGGCCTTTTCAACAACGCGGCCCAGGTCTGGAACCACACCTTCTACTGGCACTCCATGCATCCCGCCGGTGGCGGCGACCCCAGCGGCCGGCTGCGCGCCGCCATCGAGGGCGGCTTCGGATCGGTCGACGGGTTCCGCAAGCAGTTCACCGACGCCGCATGCGGTCACTTCGGCTCGGGTTGGGTGTGGCTGGTGGCGGGCGGCAACGACCTGGAGGTCATGGCGACGGCGAACGCCGACCTCCCCCAGCGCTGTGACCGGACGCCGCTGCTGACCATCGACGTCTGGGAGCACGCCTACTACCTGGACTACCGCAACGCCCGTCCCGCCTACGTAGAGCGCTGGATCGAGAAGCTCGTGAACTGGGAGTTCGCCGCGGCGAACCTCGCAGCTCTCTGA